Proteins from a single region of Nitrospirota bacterium:
- the recR gene encoding recombination mediator RecR has protein sequence MELSIIENLINELSKLPGIGRKTAQRLAFFILSMPDEEAKGIAKAISEVKEKARFCRECFSITDKDLCGICSDAARDRAKICVVEEPSNILVIERTKSFNGIYHVLLGALSPIDGMTPDRLKIEELIERIRKNSAEEIIIATNPNTRGEITAQYIRELLKPFHVKVTRIAYGLPIGGDIEFADEVTLGKSLEGRREI, from the coding sequence ATGGAACTTAGTATCATAGAGAATCTTATCAACGAACTCTCAAAGCTTCCCGGCATCGGAAGAAAGACTGCGCAGAGACTTGCCTTTTTCATCCTTTCAATGCCTGATGAAGAAGCAAAGGGTATTGCAAAGGCAATCAGCGAGGTAAAAGAAAAGGCGCGCTTTTGCAGGGAATGCTTCAGCATTACTGATAAAGACCTCTGTGGTATCTGCAGCGATGCCGCAAGGGACAGAGCCAAGATATGTGTCGTAGAAGAACCGAGCAATATTCTCGTCATCGAACGTACAAAGAGTTTCAACGGAATTTACCATGTGCTCCTTGGCGCCCTTTCCCCTATAGATGGCATGACTCCTGACAGGCTCAAAATCGAAGAGCTTATTGAACGTATCAGGAAGAATTCTGCAGAAGAAATTATCATTGCTACGAATCCCAATACCAGGGGCGAAATCACTGCACAGTATATCAGGGAGTTGCTGAAACCTTTTCATGTGAAGGTAACAAGAATCGCATACGGACTTCCGATAGGTGGTGATATCGAATTTGCAGATGAGGTAACCCTCGGAAAGTCACTCGAGGGAAGAAGAGAGATATAG
- a CDS encoding TlpA disulfide reductase family protein — protein sequence MKRKLIAFLAVTACVFFSVQMLFAAGNVPEKGEIFPEITLPVPERTHETEYLGIKEKTHFMISQINADLIIVEIFSMYCPYCQKEAPNVNELFALIEQSEKYSCRVKIIGIGAGNTPFEVDVFRSQYNIRFPLFSDETFSIHKKIGEVRTPHFFVIRNTPDGKGKMVYSEVGSIQDPAKFLERIIRESAIRQEE from the coding sequence ATGAAAAGAAAACTGATTGCTTTTCTTGCCGTTACAGCCTGTGTGTTTTTTTCTGTTCAGATGTTATTTGCCGCAGGAAATGTGCCTGAAAAAGGTGAGATATTTCCTGAAATAACACTTCCTGTTCCGGAAAGAACTCATGAAACAGAATATCTTGGAATCAAAGAAAAAACCCATTTCATGATATCCCAGATCAATGCCGACTTGATTATAGTCGAGATATTCAGCATGTACTGCCCCTATTGCCAGAAAGAGGCTCCCAATGTCAATGAGCTTTTTGCACTCATCGAACAAAGTGAAAAATATAGTTGCAGGGTTAAAATCATAGGTATCGGCGCGGGAAATACACCGTTTGAAGTAGATGTCTTCAGAAGCCAGTACAATATCCGGTTCCCTCTTTTTTCCGATGAGACGTTTTCTATTCACAAAAAAATCGGAGAGGTCAGGACCCCGCACTTCTTCGTTATCCGAAATACTCCCGACGGGAAAGGAAAAATGGTATATTCAGAGGTGGGAAGCATACAGGACCCCGCAAAATTCCTTGAGCGTATAATAAGAGAATCAGCAATAAGGCAGGAGGAATAA
- a CDS encoding TlpA disulfide reductase family protein: MKISKKPRFPELSFTNTLTADEQKYLGISRKRTFPFHDVKGSLIIIEIFNTYCTSCPRNVPVLNNALFSVERDQGLRDRVKIVAIAVGNTANEVREYKKIHKTRYPIVTDYSFSAHKALGNPRVPFTLFVKRDSSGRLFIHQTHSGLFEPPDSLFRTIRSLAV, from the coding sequence ATGAAAATATCAAAAAAACCCCGATTCCCGGAGCTTTCATTCACAAATACTCTTACAGCCGATGAACAGAAATATCTTGGGATATCTCGGAAGAGGACTTTTCCGTTCCATGACGTGAAAGGATCACTGATCATCATCGAGATATTCAATACCTACTGTACCAGTTGTCCGCGCAATGTTCCTGTCCTGAACAATGCATTATTTTCTGTCGAACGTGATCAAGGACTGAGAGACAGGGTAAAAATCGTTGCAATAGCCGTCGGTAATACTGCAAATGAAGTAAGAGAATACAAAAAAATCCACAAAACGCGCTATCCAATTGTTACAGACTACAGTTTCTCAGCCCATAAGGCGCTTGGAAACCCCCGGGTACCTTTTACCCTCTTTGTAAAAAGGGATTCTTCTGGCAGATTATTCATCCACCAGACACATAGCGGATTATTCGAACCGCCTGATTCACTCTTCAGGACTATTCGCAGTCTTGCCGTGTAG
- a CDS encoding peroxiredoxin, which produces MLRTRKISLLFVIVFFVLLLSSGASYGISEQFKGKIYAPGSLKPVDSSTELKPGMKAPVFTLPSTGGEKISLAKFRDKKNVVISFVPAAWTPVCSDQWPGYNIAKHIFEKNNAILIGITVDNIPTLFAWTREMGELWFPVLSDFWPHGAVSKEYGVLRSDGTAERALFIVDKKGIIRYIDVHDINTRPSLDVLVKELEKLEK; this is translated from the coding sequence ATGTTACGTACACGCAAGATTTCCCTTCTTTTCGTAATCGTATTTTTCGTTCTGCTTTTGTCTTCAGGCGCTTCTTATGGCATATCGGAACAGTTCAAGGGAAAGATATATGCTCCCGGATCGCTCAAGCCTGTAGACAGCAGCACGGAACTTAAACCGGGCATGAAGGCCCCTGTTTTTACTCTTCCATCCACAGGGGGAGAAAAGATATCGCTCGCCAAGTTTCGTGACAAGAAAAATGTCGTTATTTCCTTTGTCCCTGCAGCATGGACACCAGTCTGTTCGGACCAGTGGCCGGGATACAATATCGCAAAGCATATTTTTGAAAAAAATAATGCAATTCTGATTGGTATCACCGTCGACAATATCCCTACCCTGTTTGCCTGGACACGGGAAATGGGCGAACTCTGGTTTCCTGTTCTCTCGGATTTCTGGCCTCATGGTGCTGTCTCGAAGGAATACGGAGTTCTCCGTTCCGATGGTACTGCTGAACGAGCGTTGTTTATCGTAGACAAAAAGGGTATTATCCGCTATATCGATGTTCACGATATCAACACGAGACCATCACTCGATGTTCTGGTCAAAGAACTTGAAAAACTTGAGAAATAG
- the ppdK gene encoding pyruvate, phosphate dikinase: protein MAKKAVKRYVYFFGGGKADGRGDMKDLLGGKGAGLAEMTNLKIPVPAGFTITTAACNEYFRNGKKHPSGMWQQVLENLKKVEKAMGLKFGDPGNPLLLSVRSGAKFSMPGMMDTVLNLGLNEKTITAMIQKTGNERFVYDAFRRLITMFGSIVMGIDRQRFEKALEEMKEKRGVRLDTELSADDLREIVEEFKIIYKRSTGEDFPNDPLEQLRKAINAVFGSWFGERAMKYRKLNEIPDDLGTACNIQSMVFGNLGKNSGTGVGFTRDPSTGKNKFFAECLINAQGEDVVAGIRTPLKIEELKKRLPKAYKELNAIYKKLEKHYRDMLDIEFTVQEGKLYMLQTRVGKRTAAAALKIAIDMVRERLIDKKTAILRIDPQQLDQLLHPMIDPKAEVKVIAKGLPASPGAAVGKAVFTAEDAERAADKGEKVILVRTETSPEDIGGMNAAQGILTARGGMTSHAAVVARGMGKCCVAGCGTINVNEVQKYFTVNDLTIKEGDYITLNGTTGEVMMGKAPLVTPELTGDFGIFMKWIDEYRKIGVRTNADTPHDSVVARKFGAQGIGLCRTEHMFFDPERISAVREMILSDDTEGRKKALAKILPMQKSDFIGIFKVMKGLPVTIRLLDPPLHEFLPHTDEEIRALSVSMDVPAEKLRARNRVLQEFNPMLGHRGCRLGITYPEIYEMQVRAIMEAACELAKQRVKVIPEIMIPLVGHVKELSMMRELTVSVAEEVKKEYKAKVAYTVGTMIELPRACITADEIAAQADFYSFGTNDLTQTTFGLSRDDAGRFLPYYVEKGILENDPFITIDMNGIGLLMEIAVQKGRKVKKNLKMGICGEHGGDPKSVEFCHKIGLDYVSCSPYRVPIAKLAAAQATLKEKTKIDLSKSTV, encoded by the coding sequence ATGGCTAAAAAGGCTGTGAAAAGATATGTTTACTTTTTCGGCGGTGGCAAGGCTGACGGAAGGGGAGATATGAAAGACCTCCTCGGCGGAAAAGGCGCCGGACTTGCAGAGATGACGAATCTGAAGATCCCTGTTCCTGCTGGCTTTACTATTACAACAGCGGCCTGCAATGAATATTTCAGGAACGGAAAAAAACACCCTTCAGGGATGTGGCAGCAGGTTCTCGAGAATCTGAAAAAGGTTGAAAAGGCTATGGGCCTGAAATTCGGAGATCCTGGAAATCCCCTGCTGCTTTCTGTAAGATCCGGAGCAAAATTTTCTATGCCGGGAATGATGGACACGGTTCTCAATCTCGGCCTTAACGAAAAAACGATAACTGCAATGATACAGAAGACCGGAAATGAACGTTTTGTATACGATGCATTCAGACGGCTTATCACAATGTTCGGGAGCATAGTAATGGGTATCGACAGGCAGCGGTTCGAAAAAGCTCTGGAAGAGATGAAAGAAAAAAGGGGAGTGCGCCTGGATACCGAACTTTCGGCGGATGACCTTAGGGAAATTGTCGAGGAATTCAAGATTATCTACAAAAGAAGCACTGGAGAAGATTTTCCAAATGACCCCCTTGAGCAGCTCAGAAAGGCGATCAATGCAGTCTTCGGTTCCTGGTTTGGAGAACGGGCGATGAAATACAGAAAACTTAATGAGATTCCTGATGATCTCGGAACAGCATGCAATATTCAGTCTATGGTATTCGGCAATCTTGGTAAAAATTCTGGTACAGGGGTTGGTTTCACAAGAGACCCGTCAACAGGAAAGAATAAATTTTTTGCGGAATGTCTTATCAACGCCCAGGGCGAAGATGTGGTTGCCGGTATCAGGACTCCACTGAAAATAGAAGAGCTGAAAAAACGTCTTCCGAAAGCGTACAAGGAACTAAACGCGATATATAAAAAACTGGAAAAACATTACAGGGACATGCTGGATATCGAGTTCACTGTGCAGGAAGGGAAACTTTACATGCTGCAGACAAGGGTAGGGAAGAGGACTGCTGCAGCTGCGCTCAAGATTGCCATCGACATGGTCAGGGAAAGACTTATTGACAAAAAGACTGCGATATTGAGGATTGATCCCCAGCAGCTGGATCAGTTGCTGCATCCCATGATCGATCCGAAGGCCGAGGTCAAGGTGATAGCAAAAGGACTCCCAGCTTCACCTGGTGCTGCCGTAGGAAAGGCAGTTTTTACTGCAGAGGATGCCGAGCGTGCAGCAGACAAGGGTGAAAAGGTTATTTTAGTCAGAACTGAAACCTCACCTGAAGATATCGGCGGTATGAATGCCGCACAGGGTATTCTTACTGCACGGGGTGGCATGACATCTCATGCTGCTGTTGTTGCAAGGGGCATGGGAAAATGCTGTGTCGCCGGATGCGGCACAATAAATGTCAATGAAGTACAGAAATATTTTACCGTAAATGATCTTACGATAAAAGAGGGCGACTACATTACACTTAACGGAACGACCGGTGAAGTGATGATGGGAAAGGCACCGCTTGTAACACCCGAGCTGACGGGTGATTTCGGCATATTCATGAAATGGATTGACGAATACAGAAAAATAGGTGTGAGAACAAACGCCGATACCCCTCATGATTCGGTAGTTGCAAGGAAATTTGGAGCGCAGGGGATCGGTCTGTGCAGAACGGAACATATGTTTTTCGACCCTGAAAGAATCAGCGCGGTAAGGGAGATGATCCTTTCGGACGATACTGAGGGAAGGAAGAAGGCCCTTGCAAAGATTCTTCCCATGCAAAAGAGCGATTTTATCGGCATATTCAAAGTCATGAAGGGACTTCCTGTTACAATTCGTCTTCTAGATCCTCCGCTTCACGAGTTCCTGCCTCATACCGATGAAGAAATACGCGCGCTTTCTGTCTCAATGGATGTGCCTGCGGAAAAGCTGAGGGCGAGAAACAGGGTTCTTCAGGAGTTCAATCCGATGCTCGGACACAGGGGATGTCGTCTTGGAATCACCTATCCCGAAATCTATGAAATGCAGGTGAGGGCTATCATGGAGGCTGCATGCGAACTCGCAAAACAGAGAGTAAAGGTTATCCCAGAAATTATGATACCGCTGGTCGGACATGTTAAGGAACTTTCCATGATGAGGGAACTTACAGTGAGCGTCGCGGAGGAAGTGAAAAAGGAATACAAGGCTAAGGTTGCCTATACTGTGGGCACAATGATAGAACTTCCGAGAGCCTGCATTACCGCTGATGAGATCGCAGCGCAGGCAGATTTTTATTCATTTGGCACAAATGACCTTACTCAAACAACATTCGGCCTTTCAAGGGATGATGCGGGAAGATTTCTTCCCTACTATGTGGAAAAAGGCATTCTTGAAAATGATCCCTTTATCACCATAGATATGAACGGAATCGGTCTTCTGATGGAAATAGCTGTCCAAAAAGGCAGAAAGGTGAAGAAAAACCTGAAGATGGGCATATGCGGGGAGCACGGAGGAGATCCGAAATCTGTTGAATTCTGCCATAAAATAGGACTTGATTATGTGAGCTGTTCGCCATACAGGGTGCCTATCGCAAAGCTCGCGGCAGCGCAGGCAACGCTGAAGGAAAAAACAAAGATTGATTTAAGCAAGAGTACTGTATGA
- the rpsO gene encoding 30S ribosomal protein S15 — protein MSIDKSQKQTIINDYKLHDGDTGSPEVQIALLSSRINYLTEHFKTHKKDHHSRRGLLKLVSQRRKLLDYLKTSDKDRYEKVIQRLEIRK, from the coding sequence ATGTCCATTGATAAATCACAAAAACAGACTATCATCAACGACTACAAACTTCACGATGGCGATACAGGCTCGCCTGAAGTCCAGATAGCGCTGTTAAGTTCACGTATAAATTATCTTACCGAGCATTTCAAAACACATAAGAAAGACCATCACTCAAGAAGGGGTCTTTTGAAGCTCGTAAGCCAGAGACGCAAATTACTTGATTACCTGAAGACGTCCGACAAGGACAGGTACGAAAAGGTTATCCAGCGTCTGGAAATCAGAAAATAA
- a CDS encoding cytochrome c → MIRKIVMILFLSVLVSSAGAAPDSPYDIIEKHCTGCHTASFVLGHQKNRGEWEKTIDRMISYGTHLGKEERKIITDYLQQSKR, encoded by the coding sequence ATGATAAGGAAAATTGTGATGATACTGTTTCTGTCTGTCCTTGTTTCTTCTGCAGGTGCCGCACCTGATTCACCATATGATATTATCGAAAAGCATTGCACGGGATGTCATACCGCATCTTTTGTCCTCGGTCATCAGAAAAACAGAGGCGAATGGGAAAAAACCATAGATCGCATGATCAGTTATGGTACACATTTGGGCAAGGAAGAAAGAAAAATCATAACCGATTATCTGCAACAAAGCAAACGCTAA
- a CDS encoding aspartate-semialdehyde dehydrogenase, which yields MLRKKDRYIVAVVGATGAVGNEMIDTLQTRDFPVEKIRLFASERSEGRKLEYKGQDIPVEILKKESFKGVDIALFSAGAERSREWAPIAAESGCVVVDNSSQWRMDSAVPLVVPEVNPNDLKWHKGIIANPNCSTIQMVVVLKPIHDAARIKRVVVTTFQSVSGTGQKAIDELMQQTIDLMNFRGVTCTVYPHQIAFNVLPHIDKFLENGYTKEEMKMVNETKKILGDDSIRLTATTVRVPVFRGHSESLNIETERKLLPNEVRAILAEASGVIVYDAPEKNIYPIPIHVAGKDETYVGRIRVDETIENGINMWIVADNLRKGAALNAVQIAEKLTEMA from the coding sequence ATGCTCAGGAAGAAAGACAGATATATTGTAGCAGTCGTAGGAGCGACAGGTGCGGTAGGAAACGAAATGATCGATACGCTTCAAACCAGGGACTTTCCTGTTGAAAAGATCAGACTGTTTGCTTCTGAGAGGTCTGAAGGCAGGAAACTGGAGTACAAGGGGCAGGATATCCCTGTGGAAATACTGAAAAAAGAATCATTTAAGGGAGTCGATATTGCTTTGTTTTCGGCAGGTGCTGAAAGGTCAAGGGAATGGGCACCGATAGCTGCCGAATCGGGATGTGTTGTTGTGGATAATTCAAGTCAGTGGCGCATGGACTCCGCGGTGCCTCTGGTAGTGCCTGAGGTAAACCCGAATGATCTGAAATGGCATAAGGGTATTATCGCAAATCCAAACTGCTCTACCATCCAGATGGTAGTTGTGCTGAAACCGATACATGATGCCGCACGTATTAAAAGGGTTGTGGTTACAACATTTCAATCAGTTTCAGGAACAGGACAAAAAGCAATCGATGAACTTATGCAGCAGACGATTGACCTTATGAATTTCAGGGGTGTGACATGCACGGTATACCCGCATCAAATAGCGTTCAATGTTCTGCCTCACATCGACAAATTTCTCGAAAACGGATATACAAAAGAAGAAATGAAAATGGTAAACGAGACGAAAAAGATTCTTGGAGATGATTCTATCCGGCTTACCGCAACAACCGTGCGGGTACCGGTTTTCAGGGGGCACTCTGAAAGCCTCAATATCGAAACCGAGAGGAAACTCCTGCCAAACGAGGTGCGCGCGATTCTTGCAGAGGCATCAGGCGTTATCGTGTACGATGCGCCTGAAAAAAATATCTACCCAATCCCTATTCATGTTGCAGGAAAAGACGAGACATATGTCGGCCGCATAAGGGTTGATGAAACCATCGAAAACGGTATCAATATGTGGATTGTCGCCGATAACCTGAGAAAAGGCGCAGCATTGAACGCGGTGCAGATAGCCGAAAAACTCACAGAGATGGCGTAA
- a CDS encoding amidohydrolase family protein, with the protein MIRVDYILSADFVLTMDQALTVIHDGGVAVQGERILDVGHTSEICRKYVPHRFIRKENSIILPGLINTHTHAAMVYFRGLADDMPLNRWLENHIWPAENKWLSPQFVSDAIELACLEMLKGGVTTYNDMYFYEDAAGKTVKKIGMRAVLGAGILDFPTMSANTPAEYLTNAEEFIREWKGDELITPCVAPHALYTCGTDTLKKAKTLAEKYNVPLHLHLSETEWEVGEVMKRYKKRPVEYLENLGILDQRVVAAHCIWLDDKEIELLAERKVGVSHCMESNLKLASGFAPVATMLMEGIKVSFGTDGAASNNDLNVFSEMSTTAKVHKALASDPTVINARTALLMATRWGAEVLGLGEKVGSIEEGRKADIIVVNFNKPHLTPLYDVYSHIVYAAMSSDVESVMINGKIIIDERVLLSTDESAILNKARQWGEAIKKAG; encoded by the coding sequence GTGATTAGAGTTGATTATATTCTGAGTGCAGATTTTGTCCTTACAATGGATCAGGCGCTTACAGTTATCCATGACGGGGGTGTAGCTGTTCAGGGAGAGAGAATTCTCGATGTAGGACACACATCCGAAATATGCAGAAAATATGTGCCACACCGCTTTATCAGAAAAGAGAACAGTATCATATTGCCGGGGCTCATCAATACCCATACCCATGCGGCAATGGTATATTTCAGGGGCTTGGCAGACGATATGCCATTGAACCGATGGCTAGAAAATCATATATGGCCGGCGGAGAACAAGTGGTTGAGTCCCCAGTTTGTTTCAGATGCGATAGAGCTCGCCTGTCTCGAGATGCTCAAGGGAGGTGTGACAACGTACAATGATATGTATTTCTATGAGGATGCGGCCGGCAAAACAGTAAAAAAAATAGGCATGAGGGCAGTGCTGGGCGCTGGTATTCTGGATTTTCCGACAATGTCTGCGAACACACCGGCAGAATACCTCACCAATGCTGAGGAATTTATAAGGGAATGGAAAGGCGATGAACTGATTACCCCCTGTGTTGCACCGCATGCCCTGTATACCTGCGGAACGGATACCCTGAAAAAGGCCAAAACCTTGGCAGAGAAATATAACGTACCCCTTCACCTGCATCTGTCAGAGACAGAATGGGAAGTTGGGGAGGTCATGAAGCGTTACAAAAAAAGACCGGTGGAATATCTTGAGAACCTCGGCATTCTTGACCAAAGGGTAGTTGCGGCACATTGCATTTGGCTTGATGACAAAGAAATAGAGCTGCTTGCCGAAAGAAAGGTCGGAGTCTCTCATTGTATGGAGAGCAATCTGAAGCTTGCTTCGGGATTTGCTCCTGTTGCTACAATGCTGATGGAGGGAATAAAGGTGTCATTTGGCACCGACGGAGCTGCGAGTAACAACGACCTGAATGTTTTTAGTGAAATGTCCACTACTGCCAAAGTACATAAGGCGCTTGCCAGTGACCCTACAGTGATCAATGCGAGGACCGCACTCCTCATGGCAACTCGCTGGGGTGCTGAAGTCCTCGGTCTCGGAGAAAAGGTGGGCAGCATAGAGGAAGGCAGGAAGGCAGACATTATTGTGGTGAATTTTAACAAGCCACATCTGACGCCGCTGTATGATGTGTATTCGCATATCGTTTATGCAGCAATGTCATCAGATGTAGAAAGCGTTATGATAAACGGAAAAATCATTATAGATGAGAGGGTTCTTCTGTCCACCGATGAATCCGCAATTCTCAATAAGGCAAGACAATGGGGTGAAGCAATAAAAAAAGCAGGTTGA
- a CDS encoding DUF4136 domain-containing protein, producing MKKYIVIVLFLCVSCATVNITYDFDQEANFAVIRTYDWLPLPEKPYDNELTIKRIKYAVNRELQAKGLSATQEKPDILLAIRGGKEKRVETQEWGYGFDDRDSYYYNWGPHHPWGYREPAGRDRFEYRRGTDTYEYEVGTLILDFIDSEKKELIWRGTASGVIDPGNTAEQINEVVRKILVNFPPPQKK from the coding sequence ATGAAAAAGTACATTGTAATAGTCCTTTTTTTATGCGTGAGTTGCGCGACAGTCAATATAACTTATGACTTCGATCAGGAGGCGAATTTTGCCGTCATTAGAACATATGACTGGCTCCCATTACCGGAAAAACCATACGATAATGAGCTGACGATAAAACGCATAAAATACGCGGTGAACAGAGAACTGCAGGCAAAAGGACTTAGTGCAACCCAGGAAAAGCCCGACATTCTGTTAGCAATACGCGGTGGAAAAGAGAAGAGAGTGGAAACCCAGGAATGGGGTTATGGGTTTGATGACCGTGACTCTTACTATTACAACTGGGGCCCCCATCATCCATGGGGGTACAGGGAACCCGCCGGTCGCGACCGCTTCGAATACCGACGTGGAACAGACACATATGAATATGAAGTCGGGACACTGATTCTCGATTTCATTGATTCCGAAAAGAAGGAACTGATATGGAGAGGAACAGCTTCCGGAGTGATTGATCCCGGAAACACCGCCGAACAGATTAATGAAGTGGTAAGAAAAATCCTTGTCAATTTCCCCCCTCCGCAGAAGAAATAG
- the ftsY gene encoding signal recognition particle-docking protein FtsY, which produces MGFFDRMKESFSKKGFERLKDSISKTRESFIEKVETIFTGRKIDEESLEELEEILIMSDVGAHASSQIMLTLRESAKKGEAKDLESVKALLKREMTAVLGDPQPLVIHDSKPYVILTIGVNGVGKTTTIGKLASRFRSQGLSVLLAAGDTFRAAGIEQLEIWAKRADTQFVKHQKGSDPAAVAYDAVVAAQSRGIDVVIIDTAGRLHTKSNLMEELKKVKRTIEKALPGTPQEILLVVDATTGQNALRQAELFNEAIGVTGIVLTKLDGTAKGGIIFAIKKGLGIPVRLIGVGEGIEDLRDFAPEEFVEALFS; this is translated from the coding sequence ATGGGGTTTTTTGATCGCATGAAAGAAAGCTTTTCGAAAAAAGGGTTCGAACGCCTGAAAGACAGCATCTCAAAGACACGGGAAAGTTTTATTGAAAAAGTCGAGACCATATTTACCGGCCGCAAGATAGATGAAGAATCTCTTGAAGAACTTGAAGAGATACTGATTATGTCTGATGTGGGTGCTCACGCATCTTCTCAGATAATGCTGACTCTCAGAGAAAGTGCAAAAAAAGGAGAGGCAAAGGATCTGGAGTCAGTAAAAGCACTCCTGAAGCGTGAAATGACCGCTGTCCTCGGCGACCCCCAGCCGCTTGTCATTCATGACAGCAAACCTTATGTCATCCTTACAATCGGGGTAAATGGAGTAGGAAAAACTACAACAATTGGGAAACTTGCAAGCAGGTTCAGATCCCAGGGGCTTTCGGTATTGCTCGCTGCCGGGGATACTTTCAGGGCTGCCGGGATAGAACAGCTCGAAATCTGGGCGAAAAGGGCTGATACACAGTTCGTGAAGCACCAGAAGGGTTCAGACCCCGCGGCAGTAGCCTATGATGCAGTAGTTGCAGCGCAGAGCAGAGGAATTGATGTCGTCATTATTGATACCGCAGGGAGACTCCATACAAAAAGCAATCTCATGGAAGAACTGAAGAAAGTCAAAAGAACGATAGAAAAAGCCCTTCCGGGAACTCCGCAGGAAATACTGCTGGTAGTTGATGCAACAACCGGACAGAACGCACTAAGACAGGCAGAATTATTCAACGAAGCAATCGGCGTTACCGGTATAGTACTGACAAAGCTTGATGGAACGGCAAAAGGCGGAATCATATTTGCAATAAAAAAGGGATTGGGTATCCCGGTCAGGCTCATAGGGGTCGGTGAAGGGATAGAAGATCTCAGGGACTTTGCGCCAGAAGAGTTTGTAGAGGCACTCTTTTCATGA
- a CDS encoding PilZ domain-containing protein translates to MEKRRAKRYRVNLNAERISGDSRHGIFIENISENGIHIVTSHSGEHRKYTAGTGIDVHFRLNSGETLKLHCKVKWSYAKVPPNGMTDCIGLEIIDPPMQYIRFVKALH, encoded by the coding sequence ATGGAAAAAAGGCGTGCCAAAAGATACAGGGTAAATTTAAATGCAGAACGCATTTCAGGAGACAGCAGACACGGCATATTTATCGAAAATATTTCTGAAAACGGCATTCATATTGTCACTTCCCATTCAGGGGAGCATCGCAAATATACCGCAGGAACCGGAATAGATGTCCATTTCAGGCTAAATTCCGGAGAAACCCTGAAACTCCACTGCAAAGTGAAATGGTCATATGCAAAGGTGCCTCCGAATGGTATGACAGACTGCATAGGTCTGGAGATCATAGATCCTCCAATGCAATATATCAGGTTTGTCAAAGCCCTTCACTAA